Proteins found in one Desulfovibrio porci genomic segment:
- a CDS encoding HD-GYP domain-containing protein produces the protein MVDQNRQAREVPQNINEEYYQISTEILASFPKYRPPVDLFSFREDIKVLAPYCKKGVRLSNEQVEEVARLCAEGDLFVSRSDHPIYSRHIVKQLDLVLQDNNLKESEIADICIRALVMRFTDFNGQPVKAVFEPLYRDVMVVTEYIWQDKHHINAFVRRLFRRHDPARHAINTMTVGLWLWLQLVSDFRRKDLDRMALALLLHDVGMSKVPTFLLNKQGPLKAEEREKVLLHPLVGVKLMQKMDMAFEELLRACFEHHERMDGSGYPQKIKGPQISRVGRITAIADSFSAMICEKPYGQAKDPVEAVKELAADPQHYDPEMTKLLMSVFATEGFGRFVDMDKSLDEPL, from the coding sequence ATGGTTGACCAAAACCGGCAAGCCCGCGAGGTTCCTCAAAACATCAATGAGGAATACTATCAGATCAGCACCGAGATTCTGGCGAGCTTTCCCAAGTACCGACCGCCGGTGGACCTGTTCAGCTTCCGTGAAGATATCAAGGTCCTGGCCCCTTACTGCAAGAAGGGCGTGCGCCTGAGCAACGAACAGGTGGAGGAAGTGGCCCGGCTTTGCGCCGAGGGCGATCTTTTCGTGTCGCGTTCGGATCACCCCATTTACTCCCGCCACATCGTCAAGCAGCTTGACCTTGTGCTCCAGGACAACAACCTCAAGGAATCCGAAATCGCGGATATCTGCATCCGCGCGCTGGTCATGCGCTTTACGGATTTCAACGGCCAGCCGGTCAAGGCGGTGTTCGAGCCGCTTTACCGCGACGTCATGGTGGTCACCGAGTACATCTGGCAGGACAAGCATCACATCAACGCCTTCGTGCGCCGCCTTTTTCGCCGCCACGATCCCGCCCGCCACGCCATCAACACCATGACCGTAGGCCTCTGGCTCTGGCTGCAGCTCGTTTCGGACTTTCGCCGCAAGGATCTGGACCGCATGGCTCTGGCCCTGCTGCTGCACGACGTGGGCATGAGCAAGGTGCCCACCTTCCTGCTCAACAAACAGGGCCCCCTGAAAGCGGAAGAGAGGGAAAAAGTGCTCCTGCACCCCTTGGTGGGCGTAAAGTTGATGCAGAAAATGGACATGGCCTTTGAGGAATTGCTGCGGGCCTGTTTTGAGCACCATGAGCGCATGGACGGCTCCGGTTATCCGCAAAAGATAAAAGGCCCGCAAATCAGCCGTGTGGGCAGGATTACGGCCATTGCCGACTCCTTCTCGGCCATGATCTGCGAAAAGCCGTACGGACAGGCCAAGGATCCGGTGGAGGCCGTGAAGGAACTGGCGGCCGACCCGCAGCACTATGATCCGGAGATGACCAAACTGCTCATGTCGGTCTTTGCCACCGAAGGCTTCGGCCGTTTCGTGGACATGGACAAAAGCCTGGACGAACCCTTGTAG
- a CDS encoding class I SAM-dependent methyltransferase, which translates to MDLMELTLWDASRANADAYGAKIPWDEPDFSRRMLENHLNQEHDWASRRGSIIASHVAWIAAQLSQPSRILDMGCGPGLYTQALAERKHHCVGVDFSPASIDYARQQGARCDPKPEYILEDIRNYRSNQKFDCIIMTFGEFNTFIRQDAAIILENCAHMLRENGLLIMETHTYDAVRAIGEAPATWLRYATGLFSAKPHLCLRENSWNDADASALSRYFIIDAASAAVRQYASFMQAYHFETYVEMLSAAALPLQRILSEKVWSCGQDFCNKLQTFLCRKI; encoded by the coding sequence ATGGATCTTATGGAACTGACATTGTGGGATGCCTCTCGCGCCAATGCCGACGCCTACGGAGCGAAAATCCCTTGGGATGAGCCGGACTTCAGCCGCAGGATGCTCGAAAATCACCTGAACCAGGAACACGATTGGGCCAGCAGACGCGGCTCGATCATTGCCTCGCACGTGGCCTGGATTGCTGCACAGTTATCCCAGCCTTCCCGGATACTGGATATGGGTTGCGGTCCGGGTCTGTACACGCAGGCCCTGGCTGAGCGGAAACATCACTGCGTCGGCGTGGACTTTTCGCCCGCCTCCATAGACTACGCCCGGCAACAGGGCGCGCGCTGCGATCCTAAGCCGGAATATATTCTTGAGGATATCCGCAACTACAGAAGCAATCAAAAATTTGACTGCATCATCATGACCTTTGGTGAATTCAATACCTTCATCAGACAGGACGCCGCCATCATACTTGAAAATTGCGCCCATATGCTGCGTGAGAACGGTCTGTTGATCATGGAAACCCATACTTATGACGCGGTCCGCGCCATAGGCGAAGCCCCGGCCACTTGGCTGCGCTACGCGACGGGCCTTTTTTCCGCCAAACCGCATCTCTGCCTGCGGGAGAACAGCTGGAACGATGCCGATGCGAGCGCGCTGTCGCGCTATTTCATCATTGACGCGGCCAGCGCGGCGGTACGGCAATACGCCTCTTTCATGCAGGCCTATCATTTTGAAACCTATGTGGAAATGCTCTCTGCGGCGGCCCTGCCCCTGCAGCGAATTCTCAGCGAAAAAGTCTGGAGTTGCGGGCAGGATTTCTGTAACAAACTGCAAACATTCCTCTGCCGGAAAATATAA
- a CDS encoding nucleotidyltransferase family protein, translated as MIETQSWLAEALLRLKEAFGPRLAYLGLQGSYRRGEATEASDIDLVVLLDTVELADLDVYRSIVHALPEGHKACGFISGTEEFFHWPRHELFPFKMDTKDCYGLLDDFLPPVSRKDVREGAGIGAAALLHLLTHSYLYAGAGDRPAILKGACKSAFFVMQVVHYLTSGVYCTSKKELLSRLEGPEKEIIVAGLDFPAWLAAHTEQEAFGMLRDWCRRVMIQISA; from the coding sequence ATGATCGAAACACAATCCTGGCTGGCCGAGGCGTTGCTCCGCCTGAAAGAGGCCTTCGGCCCACGCCTTGCATATCTGGGCCTGCAAGGCAGTTACCGCCGGGGAGAAGCCACCGAGGCCAGCGACATTGATCTCGTCGTTCTTCTGGACACGGTCGAACTGGCTGATCTTGACGTCTACCGGAGCATTGTTCACGCCTTGCCCGAAGGACACAAGGCCTGCGGCTTTATCAGCGGCACCGAAGAGTTCTTTCATTGGCCCCGGCATGAGCTCTTTCCCTTCAAAATGGATACCAAGGACTGTTACGGCCTGCTGGACGACTTCCTTCCGCCCGTAAGCAGGAAAGATGTGCGGGAGGGAGCCGGAATCGGCGCAGCCGCCCTGTTGCATCTGCTCACGCACAGTTATCTGTACGCCGGAGCCGGGGACAGACCCGCCATTCTGAAAGGCGCCTGCAAATCCGCCTTCTTCGTCATGCAGGTTGTGCATTATCTGACATCCGGCGTCTATTGCACGAGCAAAAAAGAACTGCTTAGCCGCCTGGAGGGTCCGGAAAAAGAAATCATCGTCGCTGGACTGGATTTTCCCGCCTGGCTGGCCGCTCATACGGAACAGGAAGCGTTCGGCATGCTCCGCGATTGGTGCCGCAGGGTTATGATTCAAATCAGCGCATAG
- a CDS encoding 4Fe-4S dicluster domain-containing protein — MNGTLRTLFFSPTHSSRKIALVLGESLTAALGKSQESRDLTFPLDREKSLDCGPDDVLVFAFPVYGGRVPQVLEAPLSRLRGNGATAVIAAVYGNRDYDDALLEAADLLTRRGFTVAAAGAFIAEHSVAPTVGAGRPDAEDTRVLTDFAKRAAAKIAAGNPAPVSVKGKRPYKERGPAADVRPKTTDACTQCMICVAGCPMGVISKDDPAVVAAGCIRCRACVKFCPEDAKFFDDPGTAKIREMLESKCLARREPELFL; from the coding sequence ATGAACGGAACCCTACGCACTCTTTTTTTCAGCCCTACCCACAGCAGTCGGAAAATTGCGCTGGTTTTGGGCGAGAGCCTGACCGCCGCGCTGGGTAAGTCTCAGGAAAGCCGGGATCTGACGTTCCCGCTTGACCGGGAAAAGAGTCTGGACTGCGGCCCCGATGATGTTCTGGTTTTTGCCTTTCCGGTGTATGGGGGACGCGTGCCGCAGGTCCTGGAGGCCCCGTTGTCCCGCTTGCGGGGCAATGGCGCGACAGCGGTTATCGCGGCTGTCTACGGCAACCGGGACTATGACGACGCCCTGCTGGAAGCCGCCGACCTGCTTACGCGCCGGGGCTTTACTGTGGCGGCGGCCGGGGCTTTCATCGCCGAACATTCCGTGGCCCCCACCGTGGGCGCGGGCCGACCCGATGCCGAAGACACGCGCGTGCTGACGGATTTCGCCAAGCGCGCGGCCGCCAAAATCGCGGCGGGCAATCCAGCGCCAGTATCCGTCAAAGGCAAGCGGCCTTACAAGGAACGCGGCCCTGCGGCCGATGTCCGACCCAAGACCACGGATGCCTGTACCCAGTGCATGATCTGCGTGGCGGGCTGTCCCATGGGCGTTATCAGCAAGGATGATCCCGCTGTGGTGGCTGCGGGCTGCATCCGCTGCCGCGCCTGCGTCAAATTCTGCCCGGAAGACGCCAAATTTTTTGATGATCCGGGGACGGCAAAGATTCGTGAAATGCTGGAGAGCAAGTGTCTGGCGCGCCGGGAGCCGGAGTTGTTTCTTTAG
- a CDS encoding glycine zipper domain-containing protein: protein MKKVLIVGLMAMMFATGIGCTNMSRTQQGVASGAALGALGGAGIAAISGGAAGWGALAGAGVGALAGGIVGHQQDKNYRW from the coding sequence ATGAAAAAAGTTTTGATTGTGGGCCTGATGGCCATGATGTTCGCCACCGGCATCGGCTGCACCAATATGAGCCGCACCCAGCAGGGCGTTGCCAGCGGCGCGGCCTTGGGCGCGCTGGGCGGCGCGGGCATTGCGGCCATCTCCGGCGGCGCAGCCGGTTGGGGCGCTTTGGCCGGCGCCGGTGTGGGCGCTTTGGCCGGTGGTATTGTGGGCCACCAGCAGGACAAGAATTACCGCTGGTAA
- the carA gene encoding glutamine-hydrolyzing carbamoyl-phosphate synthase small subunit, translating to MKALLVLEDGFTLEGKSFTGDFETGGEVIFTTGMTGYQEVLTDPSYYGQMVCMTYPLIGNYGISREDMESAAIHADALLVKECCKKPSNWRATMSLPAFLKRHEKPGMEGLDTRALTRHLRINGAMRGIISTRETDPRALREKALALPTMKGRNLVPFVAAKEPYAWYDNAPQKAVFSPDGAYAWRGTGLPLLVYDFGIKWNILRHLCAAGFEPLAVPPAFSAQAAKASGAQGVFLSNGPGDPATLTGEIAVVRDLIKIFPVTGICLGHQLIGHALGGSTDKLKFGHHGCNHPVKDLTTGRIEISSQNHGFHVVLDGVADVEATHVNLNDHTLEGLRHKTLPVMSLQYHPEAAAGPRDGNYLFSRFREMIGKAVGA from the coding sequence ATGAAAGCATTGCTGGTGCTGGAAGACGGGTTCACGCTGGAAGGCAAATCCTTTACCGGCGACTTCGAAACCGGCGGAGAGGTGATTTTTACCACGGGCATGACCGGCTATCAGGAAGTGCTCACCGATCCCTCCTATTACGGGCAGATGGTCTGCATGACCTATCCGCTCATCGGCAATTACGGCATTTCGCGAGAGGACATGGAATCCGCCGCGATACATGCCGACGCCCTGCTGGTCAAGGAGTGCTGCAAAAAGCCCTCCAACTGGCGGGCCACCATGTCCTTGCCCGCTTTTCTGAAGCGCCATGAAAAACCGGGCATGGAAGGGCTGGACACCCGCGCGCTGACCCGCCACCTGCGCATCAACGGGGCCATGCGCGGGATCATTTCCACCCGTGAGACGGATCCGCGCGCGCTGCGGGAAAAGGCCCTGGCTCTGCCCACCATGAAGGGTCGGAATCTGGTGCCCTTTGTGGCCGCCAAAGAACCTTACGCCTGGTACGACAACGCCCCGCAGAAGGCCGTCTTCAGCCCTGATGGCGCGTACGCCTGGCGAGGGACGGGCCTGCCCCTGCTGGTCTATGACTTCGGCATCAAGTGGAATATCCTGCGGCATCTGTGCGCGGCGGGCTTCGAACCCCTGGCCGTGCCGCCCGCTTTCAGCGCGCAGGCGGCCAAGGCCAGCGGCGCGCAAGGGGTTTTTCTCTCCAACGGCCCCGGCGACCCGGCCACGCTGACCGGGGAAATCGCCGTGGTGCGGGATCTGATCAAGATTTTCCCGGTCACGGGCATCTGCCTCGGCCATCAGCTTATCGGCCATGCCCTGGGCGGCAGCACGGACAAACTCAAGTTCGGGCATCACGGCTGCAACCATCCGGTCAAGGATCTGACCACCGGGCGCATTGAGATTTCCTCGCAGAACCACGGCTTCCATGTGGTGCTGGACGGCGTGGCCGATGTGGAGGCCACCCACGTCAATCTCAACGATCACACTCTGGAGGGCCTGCGTCACAAAACGCTGCCGGTCATGAGCCTGCAATACCACCCCGAGGCTGCGGCGGGCCCGCGCGACGGCAATTATCTTTTCAGCCGCTTCCGGGAGATGATCGGCAAGGCCGTGGGGGCCTGA
- the carB gene encoding carbamoyl-phosphate synthase large subunit yields MPKRTDLHKILVIGAGPIIIGQGCEFDYSGSQAVKALKEEGYEVVLVNSNPATIMTDPQMADATYVEPIEQDTLAAIIRKERPDALLPTLGGQTALNAALGLAKSGVLAECGVELIGARAEVIEKAESRELFREAMENIGLKMPASGIARNMDDVRRLGNVLPFPLIVRPAFTLGGTGGGVAYNLADLEEVAARGLSASPTSEVMIEQSVLGWKEIEMEVMRDTKDNCVIICSIENFDPMGVHTGDSITVAPVQTLSDVEYQQIRDASIAIMREIGVETGGSNVQFGVNPENGEVVVIEMNPRVSRSSALASKATGFPIAKIAAKLAVGYTLDELRNDITRETVASFEPAIDYCVVKIPRFTFEKFPGAKDELTTSMKSVGEAMSIGRTFKEALQKGLRSMEIGAPGLGYNFRAELPSREAILEALHRPNSHRVFTLRQALVAGISEEDIFAASAIDPWFIRQVKDIVDMETRIRDFGMANDMTPANPALAVVLREAKEYGFSDRQLSEMWKRPEGDIRRLRKEMGIVPTYYLVDTCAAEFEAYTPYFYSTYESGDELAVKDCRKVLILGGGPNRIGQGIEFDYCCCHASFALRDAGIMAIMANSNPETVSTDYDTSDRLYFEPLTFEDVMNIVEKEKPEGVIVQFGGQTPLNLAVPLMRAGVPILGTSPDAIDRAEDRERFQALIQKLGLLQPPNGTAMDLEQALEAAERITYPVVVRPSYVLGGRAMAVVYDAEELTEYFREQVPEKPEHPILIDKFLEHAVEVDVDALSDGQEVYVAGIMEHIEEAGIHSGDSACVLPSFSLSYDHVALIAAQAEALARELKVVGLMNIQFAIKGDDLYILEVNPRASRTAPFVSKATGVPLPYLATQVMLGKTLDELDPWSMRKGGFTCVKEAVMPFQRFPGVDIILGPEMHSTGEVMGMGSNFGEAFLKSQLGAGQVLPQGGKIFLSVNDRDKPYLPEVAAMFSRLGFQLLATQGTAAVLRKHGLEVEEVRKVYEGRPNIVDLLINHEVALVINTASGKNTARDSKAIRRASLTYKVPYCTTIAAARATATAIGSRRDETHVESLQEYYAREARG; encoded by the coding sequence ATGCCCAAGCGTACGGATTTACACAAGATTCTGGTTATCGGCGCGGGCCCCATCATCATCGGCCAGGGTTGCGAGTTCGATTACTCCGGCTCCCAGGCCGTCAAGGCCCTTAAGGAAGAGGGCTATGAGGTGGTGCTGGTCAACTCCAACCCGGCCACGATCATGACCGATCCGCAGATGGCCGACGCCACCTATGTGGAGCCCATCGAACAGGACACCTTGGCGGCCATCATCCGCAAGGAACGTCCCGACGCCCTGTTGCCTACGCTGGGCGGCCAGACGGCATTGAACGCCGCTCTTGGACTTGCCAAGAGCGGCGTTTTGGCGGAATGCGGGGTGGAACTCATCGGCGCGCGGGCCGAAGTCATTGAAAAGGCCGAAAGCCGCGAACTGTTCCGCGAGGCCATGGAAAACATCGGCCTGAAAATGCCCGCCAGCGGCATCGCCCGCAATATGGACGACGTGCGCCGCTTGGGCAACGTGCTGCCTTTCCCGCTCATCGTGCGCCCGGCCTTCACCCTGGGCGGCACGGGCGGGGGCGTGGCCTACAATCTGGCGGATCTGGAGGAAGTGGCCGCGCGCGGCCTTTCCGCCAGCCCTACCTCCGAGGTGATGATCGAGCAGAGCGTGCTGGGCTGGAAAGAAATCGAGATGGAGGTCATGCGCGACACGAAAGACAATTGCGTGATCATCTGCTCCATCGAAAATTTCGATCCCATGGGCGTGCACACCGGCGACTCCATTACCGTGGCCCCGGTCCAGACCCTGTCGGATGTGGAATACCAGCAGATCCGCGACGCCTCCATCGCCATCATGCGCGAGATCGGCGTGGAAACCGGCGGCAGCAACGTGCAGTTCGGCGTCAATCCGGAAAACGGCGAGGTCGTGGTCATTGAGATGAACCCGCGCGTGTCGCGCTCCTCGGCCCTGGCCTCCAAAGCCACGGGCTTCCCCATCGCCAAGATCGCCGCCAAGCTGGCCGTGGGCTACACGCTGGATGAACTGCGCAACGACATCACCCGCGAGACCGTGGCCAGCTTTGAACCGGCCATTGACTACTGCGTGGTCAAAATTCCGCGCTTCACCTTTGAGAAATTCCCCGGCGCCAAGGACGAGCTGACCACCTCCATGAAGAGCGTGGGCGAGGCCATGAGCATCGGCCGCACCTTCAAGGAGGCCCTGCAAAAGGGTCTGCGCTCCATGGAAATCGGCGCGCCGGGCCTGGGCTACAACTTCCGCGCCGAACTGCCTTCGCGCGAGGCCATTCTGGAGGCCCTGCACCGGCCCAATTCGCACCGCGTCTTCACCCTGCGCCAGGCCCTGGTGGCCGGCATCAGCGAAGAGGACATCTTCGCCGCCTCGGCTATTGATCCCTGGTTCATCCGCCAGGTCAAGGACATCGTGGACATGGAGACCCGCATCCGCGATTTCGGCATGGCCAACGACATGACCCCGGCCAATCCAGCTCTGGCCGTCGTGCTGCGCGAAGCCAAGGAATACGGCTTCTCCGACCGGCAGCTTTCCGAAATGTGGAAGCGGCCCGAGGGCGACATCCGCCGCCTGCGCAAGGAAATGGGCATCGTGCCCACCTACTATCTGGTGGACACCTGCGCGGCGGAGTTCGAAGCCTACACCCCCTATTTCTACTCCACCTATGAAAGCGGCGACGAGCTGGCGGTCAAGGACTGCCGCAAGGTGCTCATCCTGGGCGGCGGTCCCAACCGCATCGGCCAGGGCATCGAGTTCGACTACTGCTGCTGTCACGCTTCCTTCGCCCTGCGCGACGCCGGGATCATGGCCATCATGGCCAACTCCAATCCGGAAACCGTGTCCACGGACTATGACACCTCGGACCGACTCTACTTCGAGCCGCTGACCTTTGAGGACGTCATGAACATCGTGGAGAAGGAAAAGCCCGAGGGCGTCATCGTCCAGTTTGGTGGGCAGACTCCGCTGAATCTGGCCGTGCCTCTGATGCGCGCGGGCGTGCCCATTCTGGGCACTTCGCCGGACGCCATCGACCGCGCCGAGGACCGCGAGCGCTTCCAGGCCCTGATCCAGAAACTGGGCCTGTTGCAGCCGCCCAACGGCACGGCCATGGATCTGGAGCAGGCGCTGGAGGCGGCCGAGCGCATCACCTATCCCGTGGTGGTGCGGCCCAGCTACGTGCTGGGCGGCCGGGCCATGGCCGTGGTCTATGACGCCGAGGAACTGACCGAGTACTTCCGCGAGCAGGTGCCGGAAAAACCGGAGCATCCCATCCTCATCGACAAATTTCTGGAACACGCCGTGGAAGTGGATGTGGACGCCCTTTCCGACGGTCAGGAAGTCTACGTGGCCGGGATCATGGAACATATCGAGGAGGCGGGCATTCATTCCGGTGACTCGGCCTGCGTGCTGCCGTCCTTCTCGCTCTCCTACGACCACGTGGCCCTCATCGCGGCCCAGGCCGAAGCCCTGGCCCGCGAGCTCAAGGTGGTGGGCCTGATGAACATCCAGTTCGCCATCAAGGGTGACGATCTCTACATTCTGGAAGTCAACCCGCGCGCCTCCCGCACCGCGCCCTTTGTCTCCAAGGCCACGGGCGTGCCCCTGCCGTACCTGGCCACTCAGGTCATGCTGGGCAAGACCCTGGACGAACTGGACCCCTGGAGCATGCGCAAGGGCGGCTTCACCTGCGTGAAGGAAGCGGTCATGCCCTTCCAGCGTTTCCCCGGCGTGGACATCATCCTTGGACCGGAAATGCACTCCACCGGCGAAGTCATGGGCATGGGCTCCAACTTCGGCGAGGCTTTTCTCAAGAGCCAGCTGGGCGCGGGGCAGGTACTCCCGCAGGGCGGCAAGATTTTTCTTTCGGTCAATGACCGCGACAAGCCTTACCTGCCCGAAGTGGCGGCCATGTTCTCCAGGCTGGGCTTCCAGCTGTTGGCCACGCAGGGCACCGCCGCCGTGCTGCGCAAGCACGGCCTCGAGGTGGAGGAAGTGCGCAAGGTCTATGAAGGGCGGCCCAATATCGTGGACCTGCTCATCAATCATGAGGTGGCCCTGGTCATCAACACCGCTTCGGGCAAGAACACCGCCAGGGATTCCAAGGCTATCCGCCGCGCGTCCCTGACTTACAAGGTTCCGTACTGCACCACGATCGCGGCGGCCCGGGCCACGGCCACGGCCATCGGTTCGCGGCGGGACGAAACCCATGTGGAAAGCCTGCAGGAATACTACGCGCGGGAAGCGCGGGGGTAA
- the bioF gene encoding 8-amino-7-oxononanoate synthase, whose protein sequence is MNLFSVKMRASRRTRDGEEHISGAERIVRAGDVPGLVSALVSRAQNHGKGRPDFTNIKIEAVPESACLRLPALPVRALDCADPAEGLRLAAGLLARAGVADPQAVLALLREAGGLRGAMLLDADSLERLEPDKRRGVRATCMDGAEVAAADAAGKNHYQEAMVLASKVAHAPNILAEICISDDPDYVTGYVASRELGYVRIAQMKTPGSLEGGRIFLYRGPRAELAATLDFIERRPVLVENIPAAPGFGAPNASSAPAGPDKWAFLDEGLERLSAGGLRRNIRAMGSAPGPRVRCEGRDVLLLASNDYLGLADDARVKARAAEALAAYGAGSGGSRLTTGALELHDELERRLAPFKHAEAALLFNTGYMANVGVITTLCGKGDVIFSDELNHASIIDGCRQSRAEIVVYRHNDMEDLEARARLHAGRRGLIVRDAVFSMDGDLVPLPELLRIADRYGFLSMIDEAHATGVLGATGRGAAEHFGLAAAPDVTVGTLSKALGSEGGFVCGNARLIEYLKNSARSFIFSTALSAAPVAAALEALDILCREPERVRRLRENTAFFCARLREGGVAARSASAIVPLIVGDEKKAVDAARELFDAGLYLSAIRYPSVPRGAARLRATVRADHAGEDLAEAARRIVLALHQVQEKS, encoded by the coding sequence ATGAATTTGTTCAGCGTAAAAATGCGCGCCAGCCGGAGGACGCGGGACGGGGAAGAGCATATTTCCGGCGCGGAACGCATTGTCAGGGCCGGGGACGTCCCCGGTTTGGTGAGCGCTCTCGTGAGTCGCGCCCAGAACCACGGCAAGGGCCGTCCCGACTTCACCAACATCAAGATAGAGGCCGTGCCGGAATCCGCCTGCCTTCGCCTGCCCGCCCTGCCCGTGCGCGCGCTGGATTGCGCGGACCCCGCCGAAGGCCTGCGGCTGGCCGCCGGGCTGCTTGCGCGGGCCGGGGTGGCCGATCCGCAAGCCGTGCTGGCTCTGCTGCGCGAAGCCGGGGGACTGCGCGGGGCCATGCTGCTGGACGCCGACAGCCTGGAACGGCTGGAGCCGGACAAAAGGCGCGGCGTCCGCGCCACCTGCATGGACGGGGCAGAGGTTGCGGCGGCGGACGCTGCGGGGAAAAACCATTATCAGGAGGCCATGGTGCTGGCCTCCAAGGTGGCCCACGCCCCCAACATCCTGGCCGAAATCTGCATTTCGGACGATCCGGACTATGTGACGGGCTATGTGGCGTCGCGTGAGCTGGGCTACGTGCGCATTGCCCAGATGAAGACGCCGGGTTCGCTCGAGGGCGGACGCATTTTTCTGTACCGGGGACCCAGGGCGGAACTGGCCGCTACTCTGGATTTCATTGAGCGCCGTCCTGTGCTGGTGGAGAACATTCCGGCCGCGCCCGGATTCGGCGCGCCCAACGCGTCCTCCGCGCCCGCCGGCCCGGACAAATGGGCCTTTCTGGACGAAGGTCTGGAGCGCCTGAGCGCGGGCGGCCTGCGCCGCAACATCCGGGCGATGGGATCGGCTCCGGGGCCGCGCGTGCGCTGCGAAGGCCGGGATGTGCTGCTGCTGGCCTCCAACGACTATCTTGGCCTGGCCGATGACGCGCGGGTCAAGGCCCGCGCCGCCGAGGCTCTCGCCGCGTACGGCGCGGGCAGCGGGGGCTCCCGCCTGACCACGGGCGCTCTGGAACTGCACGACGAACTGGAGCGGCGGCTGGCGCCCTTCAAGCATGCGGAGGCCGCGCTGCTCTTCAACACCGGCTACATGGCCAACGTGGGCGTCATCACGACTCTTTGCGGCAAGGGCGACGTGATTTTCAGCGACGAGCTGAACCATGCCAGCATCATTGACGGCTGCCGCCAGAGCCGGGCCGAGATCGTCGTCTACCGCCATAACGACATGGAAGATCTGGAGGCCAGAGCCCGCCTTCATGCGGGCCGCCGGGGTCTGATCGTCAGAGACGCGGTGTTCAGCATGGACGGGGATCTGGTTCCCCTGCCGGAGCTGCTGCGCATCGCCGACCGCTACGGTTTTCTTTCCATGATAGACGAGGCGCACGCCACCGGCGTTCTGGGGGCCACGGGACGCGGCGCGGCGGAGCATTTCGGCCTGGCCGCCGCGCCGGACGTTACGGTGGGCACCCTGAGCAAGGCTCTGGGGAGCGAGGGCGGTTTTGTCTGCGGTAACGCGCGGCTTATTGAATATCTGAAAAACAGCGCGCGCAGCTTTATTTTTTCCACCGCTTTGTCGGCCGCGCCGGTGGCCGCCGCCCTTGAGGCGCTGGACATCCTTTGTCGCGAACCGGAACGCGTGCGCCGTCTGCGGGAAAATACGGCCTTTTTCTGCGCCCGCCTGCGGGAAGGGGGCGTGGCGGCGCGCTCGGCAAGCGCTATCGTGCCCCTGATCGTCGGAGATGAGAAAAAGGCTGTGGACGCGGCGCGCGAGCTGTTTGACGCGGGTTTGTATCTTTCGGCCATCCGCTATCCTTCGGTGCCCCGGGGGGCTGCCCGGCTGCGGGCCACCGTGCGCGCCGACCATGCCGGGGAGGACCTGGCGGAAGCGGCGCGGCGGATAGTTCTGGCGCTGCATCAGGTTCAGGAAAAATCTTGA